The Candidatus Woesearchaeota archaeon region GCCTCGCGCCAACGACTCACCCTCGCCAACATGCCCTACCACGAAGAAGTCGTCGGTTTTTCGCAAACACTGCTCAACCACCTCCCCAACTACGACATCGTCTCCGAACACATCCCCTCGCGCGTCGTCCTCCTCGCCAAGAAAACCTTCAAGAAAGAAGACGGATGGCACACGTGGATCGACTTTAAACGATTCACTCAACTCGCAACAAGTGGCAAACCATTCACAACCCACGATTACCTCCGCAAAACGCCCACCGCAACGGGAATCTCAGGAAGAGGAACACCGAAAAATCCTGAGCCGGACAAAGTAACGGTTGTAAAAGAAGAGGGCGTTTCCATCAACGAAGGAACGCAAGAAACCACCTTCTGGCAAGACGTCCCTGAAGACGACGACAACCTCATATAACCCAACGCGCGGCCAACCCTGAAAAGAAAAAAGCAGAAGAACAGACAAAGAAAAAAAGAAGAAAGAAGAAAAAAAAGTTTTCGCTACCTAATTCTCAGGCTTGAATGCCAACTTCCCAGGGCCTGCAAACGCAGTCGTGAGCAGTGCAGCAAAGAGAGAAAGCGACAATGCCACGCCGGACGCAACAATATTCCACGAGCCGAAGTAGCCTGGCAAGTGCACCTTCAACAGGGCAACGAGCATGACCAAGGCCAAAACAAAACTCGCCACGCGCGAGAAGAGGCCA contains the following coding sequences:
- a CDS encoding DoxX family protein, encoding VVGLVFLLAGLGKVMNMQGASSAFMKMGFPGFFGPLVGWIELIGGVLLIIGLFSRVASFVLALVMLVALLKVHLPGYFGSWNIVASGVALSLSLFAALLTTAFAGPGKLAFKPEN